In Flavobacterium sp. N1736, the following are encoded in one genomic region:
- a CDS encoding efflux RND transporter permease subunit, whose translation MKLAEISIKRPSLVIVLFTILTLGGLFSYSQLGYELIPKFEQNVITISTIYPGASPSEVENTVTKKIEDAIASLENVKKIDSKSYESLSIVSITLTSNAKVDFSLNDAQRKINAIISDLPDDVKTPALTKFSLSDLPIMTLGANGKMDEAEFYDLIDKKIAPILSRVQGVAQVNIIGGSEREIQVNLDAVKMQGYGLSVPQVQQNILTSNLDFPTGNIQTRNQKILIRLAGKYKSVEELRNLVVSSQNGIQIRLGEIADVQDTQKIAEKISRVDQKSAIVLQIVKQSDANAVAVSEQLLKTIATLEKDYSKNKLKLEVAKDSTIFTLEAADSVVHDLLIAVVLVAFVMLFFLHSIRNSLIVMVSIPASLIATFIGIYLMGYTLNLMSLLGLSLVVGILVDDAIVVLENIYRHMEMGKSRIRASYDGTAEIGGTVTSITLVIVVVFLPIAMSSGLVSNIITQFCVTVIISTMLSLLASFTIIPWLSSRYGKLEHIEGKNLFGRIILGFESYLTRFTNWVSELLTWCLDHYIKTIIVVVVLFFASTIGLMGGGFIGGEFFASSDSGEFLVQIEMPKDASLEQTNFMTQKAEAYLKAQEYVHSQITTVGQTSEGFGASQATAYKAEIDVKMIEQKDRTDDANVYAAKIKRKLEKVLVGAKVKTVPVGILGTAEDATLGLIVTGPSTEAAMKFAKLAEAELRTIPGTTEIKLTVEDGNPEINVKVDRDKMAALGLTLQTVGLTMQTAFSGNTDGKYRAGEYEYDINIRYNAFDRKSITDVSNLIFVNAAGQQIKLSQFADITEGAGPSQLERRDKSASVTVKGQNVGVPSGTIVQQWQVKLDKLEKPAGVNYIWGGDQENQSEGFGTLGIALLAAIILVYLVMVGLYDSFVHPFVVLFAIPLSFIGAMLALALTNNSLNIFTILGIIMLIGLVCKNAIMLVDYTNQRRAAGESIRTALIQANHARLRPILMTTIAMVFGMFPIALASGAGAEWKNGLAWVIIGGLISSLFLTLIVVPVIYNIMEKIIARVSKGEKIDYEAEMVADYVPAEVSEDGFNPKHTH comes from the coding sequence ATGAAATTAGCCGAAATATCCATAAAACGTCCGTCGTTAGTAATTGTATTGTTTACAATTCTAACACTTGGTGGATTGTTCAGTTACAGCCAATTAGGTTATGAGCTGATCCCGAAATTTGAACAAAACGTTATTACAATTTCTACTATTTATCCGGGAGCTTCTCCAAGTGAGGTAGAAAATACAGTAACCAAGAAAATTGAAGATGCGATTGCATCCCTAGAGAATGTTAAAAAAATTGACTCTAAATCGTACGAAAGTTTGTCTATCGTTTCGATTACTTTGACATCAAATGCAAAGGTCGATTTCTCTTTGAATGATGCACAGCGTAAAATAAACGCGATCATTAGTGATTTGCCTGATGATGTTAAAACACCGGCTCTGACCAAGTTCTCGCTGAGTGATTTACCAATTATGACGCTTGGTGCCAATGGAAAAATGGATGAAGCAGAATTTTATGACTTAATTGACAAAAAAATTGCTCCTATTTTATCTCGTGTACAAGGTGTTGCTCAGGTAAATATTATTGGTGGTTCTGAGCGTGAAATTCAGGTAAATCTTGACGCTGTAAAAATGCAGGGTTACGGATTATCTGTTCCGCAGGTACAACAAAATATATTGACTTCGAATTTGGATTTCCCAACAGGAAACATCCAGACTCGTAATCAAAAGATATTAATTCGTTTAGCGGGTAAATATAAAAGTGTTGAAGAATTAAGAAACTTAGTAGTTTCTTCTCAAAACGGAATCCAAATTCGTTTGGGTGAAATTGCAGATGTTCAGGATACTCAAAAAATCGCTGAAAAAATATCACGTGTAGATCAAAAAAGTGCCATTGTTTTGCAAATCGTAAAACAATCTGATGCAAATGCGGTTGCGGTAAGTGAGCAATTATTAAAAACAATTGCAACTCTTGAAAAAGATTATTCAAAAAATAAATTAAAATTAGAAGTTGCAAAAGACAGTACCATTTTTACTCTTGAAGCGGCAGATTCTGTAGTTCACGATTTATTAATTGCGGTAGTTCTGGTAGCATTTGTAATGTTGTTTTTCCTTCATAGTATTAGAAACTCATTGATTGTAATGGTGTCTATTCCGGCATCGTTAATTGCTACTTTTATTGGTATTTATTTAATGGGATATACCCTGAACTTAATGAGTTTATTAGGTTTATCTCTTGTGGTTGGTATTCTGGTCGATGATGCGATTGTGGTCCTCGAGAATATTTACCGACATATGGAAATGGGTAAAAGCCGAATTCGTGCATCTTATGATGGAACTGCAGAAATTGGCGGAACTGTAACTTCGATTACCCTGGTAATTGTGGTGGTATTCTTGCCTATTGCAATGAGTTCGGGATTGGTATCTAATATTATTACACAATTTTGTGTAACGGTAATTATTTCAACGATGCTTTCGCTTTTAGCTTCGTTTACAATTATTCCTTGGTTATCATCCCGTTATGGTAAATTAGAGCACATTGAAGGAAAGAATTTATTTGGAAGAATTATTCTTGGTTTCGAAAGTTATCTGACACGTTTTACAAACTGGGTTTCTGAATTGTTAACTTGGTGTTTAGATCATTATATTAAAACTATTATCGTTGTTGTTGTATTATTTTTCGCTTCAACAATTGGATTAATGGGTGGTGGTTTCATTGGTGGAGAGTTCTTTGCTTCTTCTGATAGTGGGGAGTTTCTTGTTCAAATTGAAATGCCAAAAGATGCTTCGTTAGAACAAACGAACTTCATGACACAAAAAGCAGAAGCTTATTTGAAAGCGCAGGAATATGTTCATAGTCAAATTACTACGGTAGGACAAACCAGTGAAGGTTTTGGAGCATCGCAGGCAACGGCTTATAAAGCAGAGATTGACGTAAAAATGATCGAACAAAAAGATCGTACGGATGATGCTAACGTTTACGCAGCAAAAATCAAGCGTAAACTTGAAAAAGTATTGGTTGGAGCAAAAGTAAAAACGGTTCCGGTTGGTATTTTAGGAACTGCCGAAGATGCCACTTTAGGATTAATTGTAACTGGTCCTTCTACGGAAGCTGCAATGAAATTTGCAAAATTAGCAGAGGCTGAATTACGTACAATTCCCGGAACAACGGAGATTAAATTAACGGTTGAAGACGGAAATCCTGAAATTAACGTTAAGGTAGATCGTGATAAAATGGCTGCTTTAGGATTAACACTTCAAACAGTTGGTTTAACCATGCAAACTGCTTTTAGTGGTAACACTGACGGTAAATACAGAGCTGGTGAATACGAATACGATATCAACATTAGATATAATGCATTTGACAGAAAAAGTATTACAGATGTTAGTAATTTGATTTTTGTAAATGCGGCAGGTCAGCAAATTAAATTATCTCAATTTGCAGATATTACAGAAGGTGCAGGACCTAGCCAGTTAGAGCGTAGAGATAAATCTGCTTCGGTAACTGTAAAAGGACAAAATGTTGGGGTTCCTTCAGGAACAATTGTACAACAATGGCAGGTTAAATTAGATAAACTTGAAAAACCGGCTGGAGTAAACTATATCTGGGGTGGTGATCAGGAAAACCAAAGTGAAGGTTTTGGTACTTTAGGAATCGCTTTATTGGCCGCTATTATCTTGGTTTACCTTGTAATGGTTGGACTTTATGATAGTTTTGTTCACCCGTTTGTGGTATTGTTTGCAATTCCGCTTTCGTTTATTGGAGCGATGTTAGCATTAGCTTTAACAAATAACTCATTGAACATTTTTACCATTTTAGGTATTATCATGTTGATTGGTCTGGTGTGTAAGAATGCGATCATGCTTGTCGATTATACCAACCAAAGAAGAGCAGCAGGAGAATCAATCAGAACGGCATTAATTCAGGCGAATCACGCTCGTTTACGTCCGATTTTGATGACTACTATTGCGATGGTATTTGGTATGTTCCCAATTGCATTGGCATCTGGAGCAGGAGCTGAGTGGAAAAACGGATTGGCTTGGGTAATTATCGGAGGATTAATTTCTTCTTTATTCCTAACCTTGATCGTAGTTCCTGTAATTTATAATATCATGGAAAAAATAATTGCCAGAGTTAGCAAAGGAGAAAAAATCGATTACGAAGCTGAAATGGTTGCAGATTATGTACCGGCAGAAGTTAGTGAAGATGGTTTTAATCCTAAACATACCCATTAA
- a CDS encoding efflux RND transporter periplasmic adaptor subunit, which produces MKKTIITIVVIIAALALIGFILNNNKKENKAKTDVVAEKNAAVSVKVTPVKTEEISLDFVANGNFQPIQELTFSAEKSGKVISVLAKEGDYVRVGQTLLTVRGDVINVSAQQAQAVYQNAKSDYARYENAFKTGGVTKQQLDQAKLALTNAQSSLTQANINVGDTKVKAPINGFINKKYIEPGSILAGMPATALFDIVNVSKLKLVVTVNETQVASLKVGNQIKVTASVYPDKTFSGKITFIASKADESLNFPVEIEIANNANNDLKAGMYGTANFASNQQKQNLMVVPRNAFVGSVSSNEIFVVEKGIAKLRKVTAGRILGDKVEIINGLSDGETVIITGQINLQDGNTVEIIK; this is translated from the coding sequence ATGAAGAAAACTATTATAACAATCGTAGTCATAATCGCAGCATTAGCTCTGATTGGATTTATCTTAAATAATAATAAGAAAGAGAATAAAGCAAAAACAGATGTCGTTGCAGAGAAAAATGCTGCAGTTTCGGTAAAAGTAACTCCTGTAAAAACAGAAGAGATTTCTTTGGACTTTGTGGCAAACGGAAACTTTCAGCCTATTCAGGAATTAACGTTCTCTGCTGAAAAATCTGGAAAAGTAATCAGTGTTTTGGCTAAAGAAGGAGATTACGTAAGAGTAGGTCAAACTTTATTGACAGTAAGAGGAGATGTAATTAATGTTAGTGCACAACAAGCTCAGGCAGTTTATCAAAATGCAAAATCTGATTATGCGAGATATGAAAATGCTTTTAAAACCGGTGGTGTTACAAAACAACAATTAGATCAGGCAAAATTAGCATTAACAAACGCACAATCGAGCTTAACACAAGCAAACATTAATGTTGGAGATACTAAAGTAAAAGCTCCTATAAACGGATTTATCAATAAAAAATATATTGAACCGGGATCTATTTTAGCAGGAATGCCGGCAACTGCATTATTTGATATTGTAAATGTTTCTAAACTTAAACTAGTAGTTACAGTAAACGAAACTCAGGTTGCAAGTTTAAAAGTAGGTAACCAGATTAAAGTGACTGCAAGTGTTTATCCTGATAAAACTTTTTCCGGAAAAATTACTTTTATTGCTTCAAAAGCAGATGAGTCTTTGAATTTTCCTGTTGAAATTGAAATCGCAAACAATGCAAATAACGACCTGAAAGCAGGTATGTACGGAACTGCAAATTTTGCATCAAACCAACAAAAACAAAACCTTATGGTTGTACCTAGAAATGCATTCGTAGGTAGTGTGAGCAGCAACGAGATTTTTGTAGTTGAAAAAGGTATTGCTAAATTAAGAAAAGTAACTGCTGGAAGAATTTTAGGTGATAAAGTAGAAATTATCAATGGATTATCTGACGGAGAAACTGTAATTATTACAGGTCAAATTAACTTACAAGACGGTAATACAGTAGAAATTATTAAATAA
- a CDS encoding T9SS type A sorting domain-containing protein has product MKKTLLFFLLLFTTIFYAQVSNIEHCGGDTSFNLTSQKTLLIGNLDPAQTTVSYHLSLTDAQNNLNAIASPTNYVVAASTLTAASSKTIYARINNNGTVTTNYFNVIVSPIFIFSSGVKPITCSNEKATVYITGLGGKQPIQFSSDNITFNDTSTITDVVPGTYTFFVKDALGCVASGDVTVNPYLPLSITDHAKKDVNCIGRDNGEITANFQGGTAPYTYSLLNSTGTVLKSYKNSYLNTGFGGLKPGTYGIRITDEHSCSTEITQIEIVQPTSIIISATSTPAACTSNTGTITASATGGIPPYTYSITNGGYEAKNVFTNLSPGIYTVYTKDANECLTYTSNVEVKSVGSGPNITATGTNAMCYGSKDGSITVSVTGGQAPYQYSINNNTYIASNVFTNLYSGTYSIKVKDANGCISELIYTITNPLPITASFTVEGQTITINSPQGGVAPYKYSLDGIHYVTSNVFTGLTAGAYTVKVKDAQGCEITMIATIPPGLTTAILKNLDCNGAATITVTGIGGQSPYTYSINGGPYQASNVFNNLTEGSYFVTVKDAVNSVSVTNTITIAPYIPLTAAVTNTPITNCSINYDSTITITASGGQAPYQYSANSINNFQASNMFFGAAPGTHIVNVKDANGCLFTTSLVIESPASLVVNAIVTQAAVCGGKDSVTMNATGGQSPYTYSFTGGNTFSAVNTNELSPGGYTLFVKDNNGCIASTYITITFSTLPVSTLLTVTNTTTTNSNDGSITMSASGGTAPYTYSLLNSNNVVLVPEQTSSIFNNLAPGTYGVIVKDAKGCSSMLMRVTIAAPAVLTSIATVTPVSCINEKGSITVKAIGGIAPYEYSFNSQPYTSNNVFNNLYPGVYHIDTRDTSGYVTSLSVTISPLTPLTVNVYHTDANCYGDNSGSIAINAAGGSGLYTYSLSKNGMIIIPNSINTIFSNLSAGSYTVTTTDANSACIMSVEVYITEPAMLFATLVVDDQKITVHTTGGNGSYDYSLDWLGYQTNNIFTNVSYGIHQVLVRDQNGCALAINVSIDPPAPLIDGKNTTTIEFTAGQTLGDLVVQGQNIKWYSTSSLAGKTNKSADASLPLSTILVDGTTYYASQTINGIESPERLAVTAKVKGSLSTPDFVLPNFAYYPNPVEHTLSISNTSNIDEVEIISVSGKSILAKKINNTQSEIDLSNVSSGFYFLKVKSEGQVKTIKIVKK; this is encoded by the coding sequence AACAGATGCTCAAAATAATTTGAATGCAATTGCAAGCCCAACTAATTATGTAGTCGCTGCAAGTACGCTAACTGCTGCAAGTTCTAAAACTATTTATGCAAGAATTAATAATAACGGAACTGTTACAACGAATTATTTTAATGTAATTGTAAGTCCTATTTTTATTTTTAGCTCCGGAGTTAAGCCAATTACTTGTAGTAATGAAAAGGCAACTGTGTACATAACCGGATTAGGAGGAAAACAACCCATTCAGTTTTCATCTGATAATATTACTTTTAACGATACTTCGACCATTACAGATGTCGTTCCCGGTACTTATACATTTTTTGTTAAAGATGCTTTAGGCTGTGTAGCCTCCGGAGATGTGACTGTTAATCCTTATTTGCCGCTTTCTATCACTGATCATGCTAAAAAAGATGTCAATTGTATTGGAAGAGATAATGGAGAAATAACGGCAAATTTTCAAGGTGGTACTGCTCCTTATACCTATTCTCTTTTAAATAGCACAGGAACTGTATTAAAAAGTTATAAAAATTCTTATTTGAATACTGGTTTTGGCGGATTAAAACCAGGAACTTACGGTATCCGAATTACAGACGAACATAGCTGTTCTACAGAAATAACACAAATAGAAATTGTTCAGCCCACAAGTATAATTATATCTGCAACATCTACTCCCGCAGCCTGCACTAGTAATACCGGAACTATCACGGCAAGTGCAACCGGAGGTATTCCTCCATATACTTATTCTATAACCAATGGTGGTTATGAAGCCAAAAATGTATTTACTAATCTTAGTCCGGGCATATATACCGTTTACACTAAGGATGCTAATGAATGTTTGACGTACACATCAAATGTCGAGGTCAAATCAGTAGGCAGTGGTCCAAATATTACTGCAACCGGAACAAATGCAATGTGTTATGGTTCAAAAGACGGATCCATAACGGTAAGTGTAACGGGAGGACAGGCTCCATATCAATATTCAATAAATAATAACACTTACATCGCCAGCAATGTTTTTACTAATCTTTATTCCGGTACTTATAGTATCAAAGTAAAGGATGCTAACGGTTGTATCTCAGAATTAATATATACGATAACAAACCCGCTTCCTATTACTGCCAGTTTTACAGTAGAAGGACAAACAATAACCATTAATAGTCCACAAGGAGGAGTAGCTCCTTATAAATATTCTTTAGATGGAATTCATTATGTGACAAGTAATGTTTTTACAGGTTTAACTGCCGGAGCCTACACTGTAAAAGTGAAAGATGCACAGGGCTGTGAAATAACGATGATAGCGACAATTCCACCTGGGCTAACAACGGCTATTTTGAAAAATTTAGATTGTAATGGTGCTGCAACAATTACGGTTACCGGCATTGGCGGACAATCTCCTTACACTTATTCTATAAACGGAGGACCTTATCAAGCGAGCAATGTTTTTAATAATCTAACAGAAGGATCTTATTTTGTAACTGTAAAAGATGCTGTAAATTCAGTCTCAGTTACAAATACAATAACAATAGCGCCTTATATTCCTTTAACTGCTGCAGTTACAAATACACCAATCACAAATTGCTCTATAAATTATGATTCGACCATAACAATTACAGCAAGTGGCGGTCAGGCTCCCTATCAATATTCAGCAAATAGTATAAATAATTTTCAGGCGAGTAATATGTTTTTTGGTGCAGCGCCCGGAACACATATTGTTAACGTTAAAGATGCTAACGGATGTCTTTTTACTACATCTTTAGTTATAGAATCACCTGCTTCGTTAGTTGTAAATGCAATTGTTACCCAAGCCGCAGTTTGTGGAGGTAAAGATTCTGTAACTATGAATGCAACCGGAGGTCAGTCTCCTTATACGTATTCTTTTACAGGAGGAAATACTTTTTCTGCTGTAAATACAAATGAATTGTCTCCGGGAGGTTATACTTTATTTGTAAAAGATAATAATGGTTGTATTGCATCAACATACATTACAATAACTTTTTCTACTTTACCGGTAAGTACACTTTTGACGGTTACAAATACTACAACTACGAATAGTAATGATGGAAGTATAACAATGAGTGCAAGCGGTGGAACTGCTCCATATACTTATTCCCTTTTAAACAGTAACAATGTAGTATTAGTTCCAGAACAAACTTCTTCGATTTTTAATAATCTCGCACCCGGAACTTATGGTGTAATTGTTAAAGATGCCAAAGGTTGTTCTTCAATGCTAATGCGTGTAACTATTGCAGCGCCTGCAGTTTTAACTTCAATTGCGACTGTTACTCCGGTTTCTTGCATAAATGAGAAAGGTTCGATCACTGTTAAGGCAATTGGCGGAATAGCTCCTTATGAATATTCTTTTAATAGTCAGCCGTATACATCAAATAATGTTTTTAACAATTTATATCCGGGAGTTTACCATATAGACACACGAGATACTTCAGGCTATGTAACTTCATTATCTGTAACTATTTCGCCTTTAACACCATTAACTGTAAACGTATATCATACAGATGCAAATTGTTATGGAGACAATAGCGGATCAATAGCAATTAATGCTGCCGGAGGTTCAGGATTATACACTTATTCTCTTTCTAAAAATGGAATGATAATTATTCCCAATTCAATCAATACTATTTTTAGTAATCTTAGCGCAGGATCTTACACAGTAACCACCACAGATGCTAATAGTGCCTGTATTATGTCAGTAGAAGTATATATCACAGAGCCTGCAATGTTATTTGCTACGCTCGTTGTAGATGATCAAAAAATAACTGTTCATACTACCGGAGGAAATGGATCATACGATTATAGTTTGGACTGGCTAGGTTATCAAACAAATAATATTTTTACAAATGTATCTTATGGCATTCATCAAGTACTTGTAAGAGATCAAAATGGCTGTGCTCTGGCAATCAATGTTTCTATCGATCCGCCAGCACCTTTAATTGATGGTAAAAACACAACTACTATTGAATTTACAGCTGGACAAACTTTAGGTGATCTTGTTGTTCAGGGTCAAAATATTAAATGGTATAGTACAAGTTCTTTAGCCGGAAAAACAAATAAATCTGCTGATGCTTCTTTGCCTTTATCAACCATTTTAGTTGATGGAACGACCTATTATGCATCACAAACCATAAACGGAATAGAAAGCCCGGAACGTCTTGCGGTTACGGCAAAAGTAAAAGGTTCACTTTCTACACCGGATTTTGTTTTGCCTAATTTCGCCTATTATCCAAATCCTGTTGAGCATACTTTAAGTATTAGCAATACTTCGAATATTGATGAGGTTGAAATAATTTCTGTTTCAGGAAAATCTATTTTGGCGAAGAAAATCAATAACACACAATCTGAAATTGATTTATCGAATGTTTCGTCCGGGTTTTATTTCTTAAAAGTAAAATCGGAAGGACAAGTTAAAACGATTAAAATTGTGAAGAAATAA
- a CDS encoding TolC family protein, giving the protein MKRIILIFLCTIGLTVNAQVQTLTLKDALTYALQNKADAKKSKLEVENSEYKIQEIRSRALPQISANGNLTYNPVIQTTVIDGAGFGQPGTTIQAAFGQKWTSNAGVSLTQAIFDQSVFTGLRAAKSTREFYQINDQLTEEQVIERVANNYYSVYVQKERLVLLDSNYVNTTKVRDIVKGQFDNGLAKKIDLDRIVVKMSNIDTERQQIKNQITLQENALKFYMGMPIETQIDMPKEEFEVVPAALTEVPNVENRTEYLLLKKQEELLVFNKKAVEAGYYPTLSLTAGYNYIGQGPQMPWFAKPSDGVYWSDYSSIGLNLHVPIFTGFGTRAKVRQADVEIRSLQEDIKDTKLSLDLDYRNAMAQIENNLVTINNQKENMQLASEILSNTKNNYLQGLASLTDLLDAENASLEAQNNYTRAVLNYKIAEVSLIKSKGELKTLIK; this is encoded by the coding sequence ATGAAACGAATAATTCTTATATTTTTGTGTACAATTGGCTTGACTGTCAACGCACAAGTCCAAACCTTAACCCTGAAAGATGCTCTTACGTATGCGCTTCAAAACAAAGCGGATGCGAAAAAATCTAAATTGGAGGTTGAAAATAGCGAGTATAAAATTCAGGAAATACGTTCAAGAGCGTTGCCTCAAATTTCTGCAAACGGAAATTTAACGTACAATCCGGTAATTCAGACAACAGTTATTGACGGAGCAGGATTTGGTCAGCCGGGAACTACAATTCAGGCGGCATTTGGTCAAAAATGGACATCAAATGCAGGAGTTTCTTTAACTCAGGCAATCTTTGATCAATCTGTTTTTACAGGATTAAGAGCAGCGAAATCAACACGTGAATTTTATCAAATAAACGATCAGTTAACAGAAGAACAAGTTATTGAAAGAGTTGCAAATAACTACTATTCTGTTTATGTGCAAAAAGAAAGACTGGTTCTTTTAGACAGCAATTACGTAAATACTACAAAGGTTCGTGATATTGTAAAAGGACAGTTTGACAATGGTTTGGCTAAAAAAATTGACTTAGATCGTATCGTTGTAAAAATGTCTAATATCGATACAGAACGTCAGCAAATTAAAAATCAAATTACTTTACAGGAAAATGCTTTGAAGTTTTATATGGGAATGCCTATTGAAACTCAAATTGATATGCCAAAAGAAGAATTTGAAGTTGTTCCGGCTGCTTTAACAGAAGTTCCAAATGTAGAAAACAGAACAGAATATTTGCTTTTGAAAAAACAAGAAGAACTTTTAGTATTTAATAAGAAAGCGGTTGAAGCAGGATATTACCCAACACTTTCATTAACTGCAGGATACAATTATATTGGTCAGGGACCACAAATGCCTTGGTTTGCAAAACCTTCAGATGGTGTTTATTGGTCTGATTACTCTTCAATTGGATTGAATTTACATGTACCAATTTTTACAGGTTTTGGAACTCGCGCTAAAGTAAGACAAGCCGATGTAGAAATCAGATCGCTTCAGGAAGACATTAAAGACACCAAACTTTCTCTTGATTTAGATTATAGAAATGCAATGGCTCAAATCGAGAATAACCTTGTAACGATCAATAATCAGAAAGAAAATATGCAATTGGCATCTGAAATTTTAAGCAATACAAAAAACAATTACCTTCAGGGATTAGCATCTTTAACAGATCTGTTAGATGCTGAAAATGCATCACTTGAAGCTCAAAATAATTACACAAGAGCAGTTTTAAATTATAAAATTGCCGAAGTATCACTAATCAAATCAAAAGGCGAACTAAAAACTCTTATTAAATAA
- a CDS encoding TetR/AcrR family transcriptional regulator: MKEKIIAKASDLFLKLGFKSVTMDDIAGEMCISKKTIYKYFCNKEVLIEESTSMVHRQVHEIIDSIVAKNHNAIQENFEIREMFRDMFKNNIDTSPIYQLKKHYPEIYQNVLSHEIDQCTQYFTENIQKGIREKLYRPELNIEIYVKFYYTLIFHINENTISEREAQEIELEALEYHTRAMATPDGILELEKQLKKIIT, translated from the coding sequence ATGAAAGAAAAAATCATAGCAAAAGCAAGCGATTTATTTTTAAAGTTAGGCTTTAAAAGTGTGACGATGGATGATATTGCAGGTGAAATGTGTATTTCAAAAAAAACGATTTACAAATATTTTTGTAATAAAGAGGTTTTAATTGAAGAAAGTACTTCGATGGTTCACAGACAAGTACACGAAATTATTGACTCTATCGTAGCGAAGAATCACAACGCGATTCAGGAAAATTTTGAAATTAGAGAAATGTTCAGAGACATGTTTAAAAACAATATTGATACGTCTCCTATTTATCAGTTAAAAAAACATTATCCGGAAATATATCAAAATGTATTGTCACACGAAATCGATCAGTGTACGCAATATTTTACAGAAAATATACAAAAAGGAATTCGGGAGAAACTGTATCGCCCGGAATTAAACATAGAGATTTATGTGAAATTTTATTACACTTTAATTTTTCACATTAACGAAAACACGATTTCAGAGAGAGAAGCGCAAGAAATTGAATTAGAAGCTTTGGAATATCACACCAGAGCAATGGCAACACCAGATGGAATACTAGAATTAGAAAAACAACTTAAAAAAATTATTACTTAA
- a CDS encoding YceI family protein, translated as MITTWTIDSNQSDVLIKMRHSIIAYLGGTTNKFDGYVNIEDNEIEDASVEFSLDINNKADSFQQIDTHLQLNDLFNVNEHPIISFKSTSFQKLNNNINFFKGDLTIKDVTKVVELDAEFIGINSYNGERKVAFEIKGDIKRQDFGLDYNSYNHNGGLALGKDIKLIANLEFSI; from the coding sequence ATGATAACAACGTGGACCATAGATTCTAATCAATCAGATGTTTTAATTAAAATGAGACATTCTATAATCGCTTATTTGGGGGGAACTACCAACAAATTTGATGGTTATGTTAATATTGAAGACAATGAAATTGAAGATGCTTCGGTTGAGTTTTCATTGGATATAAATAATAAGGCTGATAGTTTTCAGCAAATTGATACGCATTTACAATTGAATGATTTGTTTAATGTAAACGAACATCCGATTATTAGTTTTAAATCGACTTCTTTTCAGAAATTAAATAATAATATCAATTTCTTCAAAGGTGATTTAACAATAAAAGATGTAACTAAAGTGGTAGAACTTGATGCTGAGTTTATTGGAATCAATTCTTATAACGGGGAGCGAAAAGTAGCTTTTGAAATTAAAGGCGATATTAAACGTCAGGATTTTGGATTAGACTACAATTCATACAATCACAACGGCGGATTGGCGCTTGGAAAAGATATTAAGCTAATAGCAAATCTGGAATTTAGCATATAA